A single Anopheles funestus chromosome 2RL, idAnoFuneDA-416_04, whole genome shotgun sequence DNA region contains:
- the LOC125766144 gene encoding acyl-coenzyme A diphosphatase NUDT19-like, producing the protein MRRFAKFWRESASLIVLARDGSKCRADVINCNYKVLVLERPARTSFMPNAVVFPGGAFDKQDSAFAWNTLLPATKTKPLTEVSGPRSFIFDSDSPQQLDRNISLRLCAIRETFEELGILLAKRFDESNRTGYGTVVKCDLPDIICWQKNIHEGLEQFRQLCDRMKIVPDVLNLYEWSTWITPTILHKKRFETAFYLIALDTLPDVVPESTEVKQYFWDTPRNLLEAHDADRIWLSPPQAYELKRLSYLEDIDQVVEFARTKRFAKGTTPLCPVAFTASDGVVLALPGDSLYPANYDYVTEHSNANQYVHQTMEELRQNASLLHRLELVGKLHAKGFYQNQPALDEHLHLMGNNGQLVK; encoded by the exons ATGCGTAGATTTGCTAAATTTTGGCGCGAATCAGCAAGCTTAATCGTTCTTGCGCGTGACGGATCAAAGTGCAGGGCGGATGTGATCAATTGCAATTACAAG GTGCTTGTGCTCGAACGTCCTGCGCGAACTTCATTCATGCCCAATGCGGTCGTTTTTCCCGGTGGAGCTTTCGATAAACAAGACTCGGCGTTTGCGTGGAACACTTTGCTACCAGCAACTAAAACGAAACCATTGACTGAAGTGTCTGGACCTAGGTCGTTTATATTCGATTCGGATAGTCCGCAACAGCTTGACCGCAATATATCGCTACGTTTGTGTGCTATACGCGAAACATTTGAAGAATTAGGTATCTTGTTGGCAAAGCGCTTTGACGAAAGTAACCGAACAGGTTACGGTACGGTGGTCAAGTGTGATTTGCCTGACATTATATGTTGGCAGAAAAATATTCACGAAGGATTGGAGCAATTTCGACAATTATGCGACCGGATGAAAATCGTTCCGGATGTCCTGAATTTGTATGAATGGTCGACATGGATAACACCAACTATTCTTCACAAGAAGCGTTTCGAGACGGCATTTTATCTGATTGCATTGGACACCCTGCCAGACGTTGTACCGGAATCTACTGAAGTTAAACAATACTTT tGGGATACTCCAAGGAACCTGCTCGAAGCGCACGATGCTGATCGTATTTGGCTCTCACCTCCCCAAGCATACGAACTAAAACGCCTGAGCTATCTGGAAGATATCGACCAGGTGGTTGAGTTTGCAAGGACAAAACGTTTCGCGAAAGGCACTACACCTCTCTGCCCCGTAGCATTCACTGCCTCGGATGGTGTAGTTTTGGCTTTACCAGGGGACAGCCTTTATCCCGCTAACTATGATTACGTGACGGAACACAGCAATGCTAACCAGTACGTGCATCAAACAATGGAAGAGCTTCGACAAAACGCCAGTTTATTGCATAGATTGGAACTAGTAGGAAAATTGCATGCAAAGGggttttaccaaaatcaaccAGCACTAGATGAACATTTACATCTTATGGGGAACAATGGACAATTGGTGAAATGA
- the LOC125766143 gene encoding acyl-coenzyme A diphosphatase NUDT19-like, which translates to MRKYANYWRDSASVIIAARNKNNEPDEHGYNYKVLVFKRTENTSFLPNHIVFPGGSYDPQDDSADWLRLFDEQSISHEALQSVCAISGPRPYIFCTTDGDLLDRNISVRLCALRECFEELGVLLVANKHNRDGYSVAQSGLDVRSWQTDVHDGRKKLHELYEQLQETPDLWGLYEWSTWITPTHFRRKRFETAFFLAALDEIPPVYPETHEVEEYMWQSPKSLLSAHSEGNLWLAPPQSYELHRLSHVNDIDVLVRFAAARNRLGSTAFCPVAYNASDGFIGVLPGDDLYPENFDFITDNEEMNKYGELTMQELADTARNLHRVEHRGLHTQTYLHSGPTLDRHLHVLGYNGGQLSKL; encoded by the exons ATGCGTAAGTACGCAAATTATTGGCGTGACTCAGCATCCGTGATCATAGCGGCTCGGAACAAGAATAACGAGCCAGATGAACATGGATACAATTACAAG GTGCTTGTATTCAAGCGGACGGAAAACACCAGCTTCCTTCCTAATCATATCGTTTTTCCCGGTGGCTCTTACGATCCACAAGACGATTCTGCAGATTGGCTAAGATTGTTTGACGAACAAAGCATATCACATGAAGCTTTGCAATCAGTGTGTGCAATATCCGGTCCACGACCTTACATTTTCTGCACAACGGATGGCGATTTGCTCGACCGTAACATATCCGTCAGACTGTGTGCCCTAAGGGAGTGTTTCGAAGAGCTAGGTGTACTGTTGGTGGCAAACAAGCACAACCGAGATGGCTACAGTGTTGCACAGAGTGGATTAGACGTGCGTAGCTGGCAGACGGATGTCCACGATGGTAGGAAAAAACTACATGAGCTATATGAGCAACTGCAGGAAACGCCTGATCTGTGGGGTCTCTATGAGTGGTCCACTTGGATAACACCAACACATTTCCGACGCAAGCGTTTCGAAACAGCTTTCTTCCTGGCGGCACTGGACGAAATTCCTCCCGTTTATCCCGAGACGCACGAGGTGGAAGAATATATG tGGCAATCACCAAAGAGTTTACTTTCTGCCCATTCGGAAGGAAATCTATGGCTGGCACCACCACAGTCATACGAACTACATCGTTTAAGTCACGTAAACGATATCGATGTGCTTGTACGGTTTGCTGCAGCAAGAAATCGTTTAGGTTCGACCGCGTTCTGTCCCGTTGCCTATAATGCTTCTGACGGGTTTATCGGTGTACTTCCGGGAGATGATCTCTATCCGGAGAATTTCGATTTTATCACCGATAATGAGGAGATGAACAAATATGGTGAACTAACAATGCAGGAACTAGCTGATACGGCACGTAATCTGCACCGGGTAGAGCATCGTGGTCTACACACCCAAACGTACCTGCATAGTGGCCCCACGTTGGATCGACATCTGCACGTGCTGGGATACAATGGAGGGCAACTTTCAAAACTGTGA
- the LOC125766142 gene encoding acyl-coenzyme A diphosphatase NUDT19-like: MIRKFAKYWRDSASLLILARDRSTMHQEKYNYKVLVFKRTAKMAFMPNSIVFPGGGFDKQDASLQWESFFRNRNIPDSALKSLTEVDGSRPYIFHTESTDLLDRNISLRLCALREAFEELGVLLVVNELKQKQELHYSKWQKSFDVELWQQKIHNGDALFQELHTALGTMPDVFNLYEWSCWLTPAMFRKRRFETAFYLAILDEMPDIHPERHEVQEYYWDTPASLLQAHREEKIWLAPPQTYELTRLSYVHDIDQLARFAAKRNRKGSTLLCPVQYNAADGVIFVLPGDDLYPSRYDYISDNPDLDKYGDLTQEVIRKQSKRLHRVEHKDLHHQAFFLNIHPLDDHLHLQGENDFFKHF, translated from the exons ATGATCCGAAAGTTTGCGAAATATTGGCGCGATTCGGCGTCTCTGCTCATATTAGCAAGAGATCGTTCGACCATGCACCAGGAGAAGTATAATTACAag gTGCTCGTATTCAAACGGACTGCCAAAATGGCCTTCATGCCGAACAGTATAGTTTTTCCCGGTGGAGGATTCGACAAACAAGATGCCTCACTGCAATGGGAATCGTTCTTTCGCAATAGAAACATACCTGACAGCGCCTTGAAAAGCCTTACCGAAGTGGACGGATCGAGACCATACATATTTCACACGGAGAGTACAGATTTGCTCGATCGTAACATATCGCTACGGCTGTGTGCATTACGTGAAGCCTTCGAAGAGCTCGGTGTATTGCTTGTGGTTAATGAACTGAAGCAGAAACAGGAACTTCATTACAGCAAATGGCAGAAGTCGTTTGATGTAGAACTGTGGCAGCAAAAGATACATAATGGAGACGCATTGTTTCAGGAATTACATACTGCGCTCGGCACCATGCCGGATGTGTTTAATCTCTATGAATGGTCGTGCTGGTTAACACCGGCCATGTTCCGAAAGCGGCGGTTTGAAACGGCATTCTATTTAGCAATTTTAGATGAAATGCCAGACATACACCCGGAACGACACGAAGTACAGGAATATTAC TGGGATACACCGGCCTCTTTGTTGCAAGCACATCGCGAGGAAAAAATATGGCTAGCACCACCGCAAACTTATGAGCTGACGAGGCTTAGCTATGTGCATGATATAGACCAGTTGGCCCGTTTCGCAGCCAAGCGCAACCGGAAGGGGTCAACTTTGCTCTGCCCTGTGCAATATAATGCTGCAGATGGAGTAATATTCGTGTTGCCAGGGGATGATTTGTACCCATCCAGGTACGACTACATCTCGGACAATCCGGACCTCGACAAGTACGGAGACCTAACGCAGGAAGTGATACGCAAGCAGTCGAAAAGGCTGCACCGTGTAGAGCACAAGGATTTACATCATCAAGCATTCTTTCTTAATATTCATCCCCTGGATGATCACCTGCACTTACAGGGAGAAAATGATTTCTTTAAACATTTCTAA
- the LOC125766114 gene encoding protein ref(2)P, protein MSGLISLKITIEQEANYLLFGDRICRDVKELNAFCLNRYQDLHKNVDDFRYYWIDDDGDEIRITTDEDYQSFLQAMVNAKARLFVVGKNTPLVETSIREEPAVHAETGDAPMQKDATSDDVTSRPVHQHTICDVCDELIVGHRYKCLTCHDYDLCMNCEAKFRHKDHLMLRIPKPAMVNRSQSTVSRMLDKLRVYSSRITSNVEKEAGLDAETNGSAGNENPETAGTRRANARSVYRSKHSEERRTNETSKSSRSGKSCGNDRKQHSSAGGAETSGERCSRETKEKPSVPSLSEMTQRCRDMMFMYLNSVDALDTEEKSVPWSTNDHVAVANVAAATANAAAARAAAIASKVMNAKVAPKNDKPSPSQEPAQPSVDAMQQILRQTYAQKPVAPVSYLPFVNLGWPSQEKLMSASENISKLLDPLGLSFELRHKSATSPSTASGCSKPRGCAEDGAVPSTSAAVGETTSSIPTTSTAEPTVVQQEKKQVKIVEPNKSTSVEETFSTAPELPTLAVPVFEQSNEKDAEAVKASVDDKAEIPQAKKTTSAKLESDSVCEKKPEAEAENEVVDDEDDSQNTSSASLLTDDDQDLLDVAEDEEKGSTPSKPSAEKAWTLIDLPEEHDEERIANAPLDAIAKLIGRDVSSPDKEPLQSKSISASKEKKKDRTTDEKQKELKKSATPGKSSADRENEYEMFRKMITEQTGRSDRSVEVDKPQSPTVAAKEVKAISASPPNSGPSSSSSGSSSRSGKSSRKSSSSAQQKDFTVYSHRPHVNHAIHTMMTMGFSNHNGWLTQLLESLNGDIPKALDLLLQHRH, encoded by the exons ATGAGCGGTTTAATTTCGTTGAAAATAACTATCGAGCAAGAAGCCAACTATCTGTTGTTTGGTGACCGAATTTGTCGCGATGTAAAAGAATTGAACGCATTTTGTCTAAATCGTTACCAAGATTTGCATAAGAATGTAGATGACTTCCGTTACTACTGGATCG ATGACGATGGAGATGAGATTCGCATTACTACGGACGAGGACTACCAGAGCTTCTTGCAGGCGATGGTCAATGCCAAAGCTCGTCTTTTCGTCGTCGGCAAGAACACGCCACTGGTAGAAACGAGTATTAGGGAAGAACCCGCTGTGCATGCTGAGACCGGCGATGCGCCGATGCAAAAAGATGCAACTAGTGACGATGTTACGTCACGTCCGGTGCACCAACACACCATTTGCGATGTATGCGATGAGCTAATCGTGGGCCACCGCTATAAGTGCCTAACATGCCATGACTATGACCTTTGCATGAATTGTGAGGCAAAGTTCCGCCACAAGGATCACCTGATGTTGCGTATTCCGAAGCCGGCTATGGTGAATCGCTCGCAGTCAACGGTATCCCGGATGCTGGACAAGTTGCGCGTATACTCGTCTCGTATAACTAGCAACGTGGAAAAGGAAGCGGGGCTGGATGCAGAGACTAACGGGTCGGCAGGCAATGAAAACCCGGAaactgctggcaccagacgcGCAAATGCACGCAGTGTATATCGCAGCAAGCACAG CGAGGAACGCCGTACAAACGAGACGTCAAAGTCTTCCCGTAGCGGAAAATCGTGTGGCAATGACCGTAAGCAACATTCTTCTGCTGGTGGTGCCGAAACATCCGGTGAGCGTTGTTCGAGAGAGACTAAGGAGAAACCATCGGTTCCTTCCTTATCGGAGATGACACAGCGTTGCCGCGACATGATGTTTATGTATCTGAATTCagtcgatgcgttggataccgaagAGAAGTCGGTACCTTGGTCTACCAACGATCATGTAGCTGTAGccaatgttgctgctgcaacgGCTAATGCAGCCGCGGCCAGAGCTGCTGCCATAGCTAGCAAGGTTATGAACGCGAAAGTAGCACCGAAAAATGATAAACCCAGCCCATCCCAGGAACCGGCACAGCCATCGGTTGATGCCATGCAGCAAATATTGCGACAGACGTATGCTCAGAAGCCTGTAGCTCCGGTTTCATATTTGCCGTTCGTCAATCTGGGATGGCCATCACAAGAAAAGCTAATGTCTGCAAGCGAGAACATATCGAAGTTGCTGGATCCGCTTGGTTTAAGCTTCGAGTTACGCCATAAGTCTGCGACCTCTCCGTCCACCGCTTCTGGTTGCAGTAAACCTCGAGGTTGTGCTGAAGACGGTGCTGTTCCATCAACTTCAGCAGCCGTTGGTGAAACAACCTCGTCGATACCGACAACATCGACGGCAGAACCGACTGTTGTGCaacaggaaaagaaacagGTTAAAATTGTTGAACCAAATAAATCAACATCAGTTGAGGAAACTTTCAGCACAGCGCCAGAGCTGCCAACCCTGGCAGTTCCGGTTTTTGAACAGTCGAACGAGAAAGACGCAGAAGCTGTAAAGGCAAGTGTGGACGATAAAGCAGAGATACCGCAAGCCAAAAAGACGACCTCTGCAAAGCTCGAATCAGACTCTGTTTGTGAGAAGAAACCGGAAGCCGAGGCGGAGAACGAAGTGGTGGATGATGAAGACGATTCCCAAAACACTTCATCCGCATCGTTGCTCACTGACGATGACCAGGATTTGCTTGATGTAGCGGAAGATGAGGAAAAAGGTTCCACCCCGTCCAAGCCATCTGCTGAGAAGGCCTGGACATTGATCGATCTACCGGAAGAACACGATGAGGAAAGAATTGCCAATGCTCCGTTGGATGCGATTGCGAAGCTGATCGGGCGCGATGTGTCATCTCCTGACAAGGAGCCGCTGCAATCGAAATCGATTTCAGcttccaaggagaagaaaaaggacAGAACAACGgatgaaaagcaaaaggaattaaaaaaatctgcgACCCCCGGCAAGTCGTCGGCTGATCGTGAAAATGAATATGAAATGTTTCGTAAAATGATAACTGAACAAACCGGAAGATCGGACCGCAGTGTGGAAGTAGACAAACCACAGTCACCAACTGTTGCTGCGAAGGAGGTGAAAGCTATATCTGCTTCTCCTCCCAATTCCGGACCATCTTCATCTTCGTCCGGTTCTAGCAGTCGGTCGGGCAAGAGCTCGCGTAAATCGAGCTCATCCGCTCAGCAGAAGGATTTTACTGTTTACAGTCATCGTCCGCACGTCAACCATGCCATCCacacgatgatgacgatgggtTTCAGTAACCACAACGGTTGGTTGACCCAGCTGCTTGAATCACTCAACGGAGACATCCCGAAGGCACTCGATCTGTTGCTGCAGCATCGCCATTAA
- the LOC125766112 gene encoding protein naked cuticle homolog, with amino-acid sequence MAGNIVKWWKHKILGGYKQFTVLQECATDSEELIYPGRAPSACSAPPDLLLTSDREQMLKVKSSSSTGAATGQTKTSVHHHHHHGHHQQSPAANGHNHSSASQQQQPQQHHKSQKDAFRKSASGKMGGGVVAGASGGGTTNTLNTTAATIRSDPDRVRLEEFTCDVSLEDGKKPQPLQFSFTLYDLDGHGKITKDDIAGIVSTIYESIGKSVVVPHYGSKTINVRLTVSPDGKTATTKPASAAVKKAIVTPRRRYRSRKLISDDDGSDTSENCPRLLRNRTAATATAVNNGQMTNNNQTAPSNQQHQQQHHHHHHHPNGNSGKLKESNLTKATALAGDCQVKRLVELSNSPDSTPAVGQLLVEAYHNNFSAVTSGAATGLGKNVLNNASNANKSKTNENIYESINNLKCCNLQQQQQHQQSTSHNTSIQTTVSSLPVSAALNQSTASTAALICRDCIDGPTTTLIPTLSTLETVVIPTPPSAIMAGRAKRKLVRKTRSSRKTAVAAKMMAEDFQRRPRARSLSVGNENCYENVIGRMAAAQEECWKSSLCRRELIEIIRESMVKNSLCFQPNRKAIESSPKHRHRSHTIASRVGDQVFFNYHHPTAAALMAANNGAAVAAELGGTQAATTSTTTTALFTIAGHETNLCGYDSYLHKTICAAANGGGNASSMQLAAAHTTAAINGAVPVLATSTPNRLLQQHFHHSKIKRKEHHRLAAAVGAVRSTQHPAPVKLSTALLNQQYPNLSAEQKLTRSINQVEQWLDHRSPKILPKVKLTDETQPTRTVIGRPLKRSKSKEELTPSNLLLLENLKISEDIAEIAVVTPKKVYNKESLIASATKKNIKTHHQHSSSRQQTTPGVEMGVEKSAPTATVTKQSTPNGDAQLVQLQYGSVPVNAEPSECENLIRMSDDGEDESQQQSTMATGKHHYRHPHQQSRSQPQSPQHHQHHHQQHAQESRHCGSGGAHSVSSASAASTTAVHRYVHEHIHHHYHHFENDPDES; translated from the exons TTTTACAAGAATGCGCCACCGATTCAGAGGAACTAATTTATCCTGGGCGAGCTCCATCAGCCTGTAGTGCACCACCGGATCTACTGCTTACTAGTGATCGCGAGCAAATGTTAAAAGTGAAATCCTCCTCAAGCACTGGTGCTGCTACTGGTCAGACTAAAACGTCagtccatcatcatcatcatcacggaCACCATCAACAATCACCCGCTGCCAACGGACATAATCATTCGAGCGCATCCCAGCAACAACAGCCACAGCAACATCACAAATCACAAAAGGATGCCTTCCGAAAGAGTGCGTCTGGGAAAATGGGTGGTGGTGTAGTTGCCGGTGCCTCAGGTGGAGGAACCACCAATACATTAAACACCACCGCCGCAACCATCCGTAGTGATCCTGATCGAGTTCGATTGGAG GAGTTCACGTGCGATGTGTCACTGGAAGATGGAAAGAAGCCACAACCACTACAGTTTTCCTTCACTCTCTACGATCTGGATGGTCATGGGAAAATAACCAAAGAT GACATTGCTGGAATAGTGTCGACAATTTATGAATCAATAGGCAAATCGGTAGTAGTTCCTCACTATGGTAGCAAAACAATTAACGTTCGTCTGACCGTGTCTCCGGACGGTAAAACGGCCACTACAAAACCAGCATCGGCCGCCGTGAAGAAAGCCATAGTCACGCCCCGAAGGCGATACCGCTCGCGGAAACTTATctccgatgatgatggcagCGATACGTCGGAAAATTGTCCACGACTGCTTCGCAATCGAACAGCAGCCACCGCAACTGCCGTAAACAATGGTCAGATGACCAATAACAATCAAACTGCCCCGTCGAAtcaacagcaccagcagcagcatcatcatcatcaccatcatccgaACGGAAATTCTGGAAAGTTAAAAGAATCGAATCTGACAAAGGCAACCGCTCTAGCAGGTGATTGCCAAGTGAAGCGCTTAGTTGAGCTAAGCAACAGCCCTGATAGTACACCGGCGGTCGGTCAGCTACTGGTGGAAGCATACCATAACAATTTTAGTGCGGTGACATCCGGAGCAGCAACTGGGTTGGGAAAGAACGTCCtcaataatgcttcaaatgcaaacaagagcaaaacaaacgaaaatattTACGAAAGCATTAACAACCTAAAGTGCTGCAatcttcagcagcagcagcaacaccaacaaTCTACATCCCATAATACCAGCATTCAGACAACAGTTTCTTCGCTTCCAGTATCAGCCGCATTGAATCAGTCGACCGCATCGACAGCGGCACTTATTTGTCGTGATTGTATTGATGGTCCAACAACAACTTTAATTCCAACGTTGTCGACATTGGAAACGGTCGTAATTCCAACGCCACCGTCCGCAATAATGGCTGGCCGTGCCAAACGTAAGCTTGTACGAAAAACGCGATCATCTCGGAAAACTGCCGTCGCCGCGAAGATGATGGCGGAAGACTTTCAAAGACGCCCGAGAGCACGTAGTTTGTCCGTGGGGAACGAAAACTGCTACGAAAATGTAATAGGCCGTATGGCAGCCGCTCAAGAAGAATGCTGGAAAAGCTCATTGTGCCGGAGGGAACTGATCGAGATCATACGCGAAAGTATGGTGAAGAATAGTCTCTGTTTTCAACCAAATCG GAAAGCGATAGAAAGTTCACCGAAACATCGCCACCGTTCGCACACGATTGCTTCCCGTGTTGGGGATCAGGTGTTCTTCAACTATCACCAtccgacagcagcagcattgaTGGCGGCAAATAACGGAGCTGCTGTTGCAGCCGAACTCGGTGGAACACAagctgccaccaccagcacaacaacaactgcTCTATTTACGATTGCTGGACATGAAACAAATCTCTGCGGTTATGATTCCTACCTTCACAAAACAATCTGTGCTGCGGCTAATGGAGGAGGCAATGCTTCAAGTATGCAGTTGGCAGCTGCACACACGACGGCGGCTATTAACGGAGCTGTTCCAGTACTTGCTACCAGTACACCAAACCGGTTACTACAGCAACATTTCCATCATTCCAAAATAAAGAG GAAGGAACATCATCGTTTAGCAGCTGCTGTTGGTGCAGTTCGATCTACACAACATCCTGCGCCCGTAAAGCTTAGCACGGCCCTACTCAACCAACAGTACCCGAATCTCTCGGCCGAGCAGAAGCTAACACGTTCAATCAATCAGGTCGAACAATGGCTTGATCATCGTAGTCCCAAGATCCTTCCAAAGGTCAAACTTACAGATGAAACGCAACCCACGCGCACAGTCATCGGTAGACCGCTGAAGCGTTCTAAGAGCAAAGAAGAACTGACGCCAAGCAATCTTTTACTGCTGGAAAATCTGAAAATCAGTGAAGACATTGCGGAAATAGCGGTTGTAACGCCGAAAAAGGTGTACAACAAAGAATCTTTGATTGCTTCCGCGACTAAAAAGAATATCAAAACACACCATCAGCACAGCTCCTCGCGACAACAGACCACACCAGGTGTTGAAATGGGCGTTGAGAAATCAGCTCCAACTGCGACGGTAACTAAACAATCCACTCCTAATGGAGATGCTCAGCTGGTACAACTACAGTACGGTTCTGTACCGGTCAATGCTGAGCCGAGTGAATGCGAAAATCTAATTCGCATGTCCGATGATGGTGAAGACGAGTCTCAGCAGCAATCAACTATGGCCACAGGAAAACACCATTATCGCCATCCGCATCAGCAGTCACGCTCGCAGCCACAATCTCCGcagcaccatcagcatcatcatcagcagcatgcACAGGAATCACGGCACTGTGGCAGCGGTGGAGCACATTCTGTCTCTTCTGCATCGGCCGCCTCGACAACGGCCGTCCACCGATACGTGCATGAGCACATCCATCATCACTATCATCATTTCGAAAATGATCCTGATGAATCTTGA